A region from the Treponema pallidum subsp. pallidum str. Nichols genome encodes:
- a CDS encoding RNA polymerase sigma factor has product MYEQLVPVLYRVAYNVVREEDIAEGLCHDAFIAMTEKRMEFPSLSDAKYWLIRVVKNASLNYAKRRVRERHSCEQASREHVCEPDTGELRLLRIETIEQVRAALDRLPEHLRVVLQLREYGDLNYKEIGRILGISEGNVKVRVFRARERLAKYLGETDAYLS; this is encoded by the coding sequence ATGTACGAGCAGCTTGTGCCAGTGCTCTACCGCGTAGCGTACAACGTGGTGCGCGAGGAGGACATCGCTGAGGGGCTCTGCCATGATGCCTTCATTGCAATGACAGAAAAGAGGATGGAGTTTCCGTCTCTGTCGGACGCAAAGTATTGGTTGATCCGCGTGGTGAAAAATGCCTCGTTAAATTACGCTAAGCGTCGTGTACGTGAGCGTCATTCTTGTGAGCAAGCGTCGCGCGAGCATGTGTGCGAGCCGGATACCGGTGAGCTTCGCTTGTTAAGAATAGAGACGATTGAGCAGGTGCGCGCGGCCTTAGATCGACTGCCCGAGCACCTCCGTGTGGTTTTGCAGTTGCGCGAGTATGGGGACTTAAACTACAAGGAGATCGGACGTATCCTGGGCATCAGCGAGGGGAATGTAAAGGTGAGGGTGTTCAGAGCGCGCGAACGATTAGCGAAGTATTTAGGAGAGACGGATGCGTACCTGTCCTGA
- a CDS encoding anti-sigma factor family protein, with product MDGEGSQLQRREMCAHLQGCTHCATCVAHYRAMRSLVKHADRVSSRDFTMAFPYLRVRHRVASCMPRPWWQARSSPLSAAGPVRAAALAVAVASLCVCTLLLTHIVERRPVSRAGEASFTPIVPMRVRAPVGYARGVKVFGPAVSANSNVLRKPAAVFTVCAFAQLYGSDPAYEMETVPVRLSVIPVPSYVLNASKAQFFSP from the coding sequence GTGGACGGAGAAGGTTCGCAACTGCAACGCCGTGAGATGTGCGCGCATCTGCAGGGTTGCACACACTGTGCCACGTGTGTGGCGCACTATCGCGCCATGCGGAGTCTTGTCAAGCATGCTGATCGCGTTTCTTCCCGTGATTTTACAATGGCTTTTCCATATTTGCGCGTGCGTCACCGTGTCGCTTCCTGTATGCCGAGGCCGTGGTGGCAGGCACGTTCCTCTCCTCTTTCTGCTGCAGGACCGGTCCGTGCTGCGGCACTCGCTGTGGCGGTCGCATCTTTATGTGTATGCACCCTGTTGCTTACTCATATTGTTGAAAGGCGTCCTGTATCCCGTGCGGGTGAGGCGAGTTTTACCCCCATTGTACCTATGCGTGTTCGCGCCCCTGTTGGGTACGCGCGCGGTGTGAAAGTGTTTGGTCCTGCCGTTAGTGCGAATTCCAACGTGCTGCGCAAACCAGCTGCGGTGTTCACCGTCTGTGCGTTTGCGCAGTTGTATGGCTCAGATCCTGCGTATGAAATGGAAACAGTGCCGGTGAGGCTATCGGTTATTCCTGTGCCTTCCTATGTGCTCAATGCTTCAAAAGCGCAGTTCTTTTCCCCATAA